A stretch of the Mesorhizobium sp. Pch-S genome encodes the following:
- a CDS encoding recombinase family protein, whose amino-acid sequence MADNWRVRISRHKSRRPGQRTPEDRRSPLKAAIYARYSSDNQRDASIADQLRLCRLHAEKQGWQVVEEYTDHAISGASLLRPGIQSLILDGTRGRFNVILAEAMDRLSRDQEDIAGIFKRMSYMDVKIVTLSEGEVTHLHVGLKGTMNALFLKDLADKTRRGQRGRIEAGKSGGGNSYGYDVVRKYDANGEPVRGDRCINEFEANVVRRIFQDYSTGKSAKAISAALNREGIKAPSGGDWGFSTINGNLKRGNGILNNEMYIGKLVWNRQRFIKDPDTGKRQARPNPESEWVVQDTPELRIVDDALWQSVKARQERNSVAGDHAGSAAFSVISSRRRPRYLLSGLLKCAHCGGGYSTISATLLGCSNARNKGTCANRVNIRRDELEARVLNALRTRMLDPDLFAEFCDAYTQETNRLRMESRTNIVAAEAELMNLEREVQKLMDLYLSDALSIQDVKARGDKVRARKEELTSFLATADEPPPLLHPAMAQQYRMRIQHLHEALQEESEDRRMEAADAIRSLIEAIVLKPEGGQLAIEIQGDLAGILTLSVQTKNPAGGAGLSQVKMVAGVGFEPTTFRL is encoded by the coding sequence TTGGCAGACAACTGGCGCGTCAGAATTTCGAGACACAAAAGCCGACGCCCAGGTCAAAGAACTCCTGAAGACAGGAGAAGTCCGTTGAAAGCCGCTATTTACGCTCGCTACTCCTCGGACAACCAACGTGACGCTTCCATCGCTGACCAATTGAGGCTGTGCCGGTTGCACGCCGAAAAGCAGGGATGGCAAGTCGTTGAAGAGTATACGGATCACGCGATTTCCGGGGCCTCTCTGCTTCGGCCAGGCATTCAGTCGCTGATCCTTGATGGAACGCGCGGTCGCTTCAACGTCATCCTCGCCGAAGCGATGGATCGTCTCTCGCGCGACCAGGAGGACATCGCGGGCATTTTCAAGCGCATGTCCTACATGGACGTGAAGATCGTCACGTTATCGGAGGGTGAAGTCACCCACCTCCACGTCGGCCTTAAGGGCACGATGAATGCGCTATTCCTCAAGGACTTGGCCGACAAGACGCGACGCGGCCAGCGCGGACGCATCGAAGCGGGTAAATCCGGCGGCGGGAATTCTTACGGCTACGACGTCGTGAGGAAATACGATGCAAACGGCGAACCAGTCCGCGGAGATCGATGCATCAACGAGTTCGAAGCGAACGTGGTCCGGAGGATTTTCCAGGACTATTCCACGGGGAAATCCGCAAAGGCGATTTCTGCCGCGCTCAATCGCGAAGGGATCAAAGCACCGTCCGGCGGAGACTGGGGTTTCAGCACCATCAACGGCAATCTCAAGCGTGGGAACGGCATTCTCAACAACGAGATGTATATAGGGAAGCTGGTCTGGAACCGTCAGCGCTTCATAAAAGATCCAGACACCGGCAAGCGCCAGGCACGCCCAAATCCCGAATCCGAATGGGTCGTTCAGGACACACCTGAATTGCGCATCGTTGACGATGCGTTGTGGCAGTCGGTGAAGGCGCGGCAAGAGAGGAACTCCGTAGCGGGAGACCATGCAGGGAGTGCCGCTTTCTCTGTAATCAGTTCCCGGCGACGTCCAAGATATCTTCTCTCGGGTTTGCTCAAATGCGCGCACTGTGGCGGTGGCTATTCGACGATCTCGGCCACGCTGTTGGGTTGCTCGAACGCGCGCAACAAGGGGACGTGTGCCAATCGGGTGAACATTCGGCGTGACGAGCTTGAGGCGCGTGTCCTCAATGCGCTGAGGACACGCATGCTGGATCCGGATCTCTTCGCGGAATTCTGTGACGCGTACACGCAAGAGACCAACCGCCTGCGCATGGAAAGCCGCACCAATATTGTTGCGGCTGAAGCCGAACTCATGAACCTCGAAAGAGAGGTCCAAAAACTCATGGATCTCTATCTGAGCGATGCGCTTTCCATCCAGGACGTGAAAGCGCGCGGTGACAAGGTGCGCGCGCGCAAGGAAGAACTTACGTCATTTCTCGCTACGGCCGACGAGCCCCCGCCCCTCTTGCATCCGGCGATGGCCCAACAGTACCGGATGCGCATCCAGCACCTGCACGAAGCACTGCAAGAGGAATCTGAAGATAGACGGATGGAAGCAGCCGACGCTATCCGCTCCCTCATCGAAGCAATTGTTCTAAAGCCAGAGGGTGGACAGCTCGCAATCGAAATCCAGGGCGATCTTGCTGGAATCCTTACGCTTTCCGTACAAACGAAAAACCCCGCCGGAGGGGCGGGGCTTTCGCAAGTAAAGATGGTTGCGGGAGTAGGATTTGAACCTACGACCTTCAGGTTATGA
- a CDS encoding SOS response-associated peptidase produces the protein MCNLYNLTTSQQAILQWTRTLRDLAGNLEASFDVYPNNLAPVVRKGVDGDRELARLTWGMPTPPERVKGNADRGTTNIRKTNWHYWQQFLGVENRCLVPVTSFAEPSPHEGDKDPDTGIKRNFWFARNGERRLFFFAGVWTKWSGVKKVKDGRQDFELFGFLTTDPNDIVKPIHEDAMPVILATEEEANVWMNAGWSEAKGLQRPAANDTLIVVDKPATQIKFPQVSAQGSLF, from the coding sequence ATGTGCAATCTCTACAATCTCACGACATCGCAACAGGCCATCCTGCAATGGACGCGGACGTTACGGGATTTGGCAGGCAACCTGGAAGCGTCCTTCGACGTCTATCCGAACAACCTGGCACCTGTGGTGCGCAAGGGCGTCGACGGCGACCGCGAACTCGCTCGACTGACCTGGGGCATGCCAACACCACCCGAGCGCGTCAAAGGCAACGCGGACCGAGGCACCACCAATATCCGGAAAACGAACTGGCATTATTGGCAGCAATTTTTGGGCGTCGAGAACAGATGCCTTGTTCCCGTGACCAGCTTTGCCGAACCCAGTCCACACGAAGGCGACAAAGATCCCGACACAGGTATCAAGAGGAACTTCTGGTTTGCTCGCAATGGTGAGCGTCGGCTGTTCTTTTTCGCCGGCGTTTGGACAAAGTGGTCCGGGGTCAAAAAGGTAAAAGATGGGCGGCAGGATTTCGAACTCTTTGGTTTTCTTACGACCGACCCCAACGACATCGTGAAACCGATCCACGAGGATGCAATGCCAGTCATCCTGGCAACTGAGGAGGAAGCGAATGTCTGGATGAACGCCGGCTGGTCAGAGGCCAAAGGGCTTCAGAGGCCTGCGGCAAATGACACCTTGATCGTCGTCGACAAACCCGCGACGCAAATCAAGTTTCCCCAAGTCTCAGCACAGGGATCGCTATTCTAG
- a CDS encoding zincin-like metallopeptidase domain-containing protein, producing MSRKTALARAGQNRASLYDEITDKIIAELEAGRVPWVQPWGTLAANATVAIPRNAATGRPYSGINVLLLWGAVIERGFSGQSWLTFRQALSLGGNVCKGARGTTVVYADRFVPDNEKRRAREAGDEARAVPFLKRFVVFNAAQCENLPADITSVAPPTPTALIEPRVEALIRATRIDFRIGGDRACYIPALDCVQVPPPQAYFEPINWHRTALHELGHATGHASRLARDMTCQFGSRQYAFEELIAEMTSAFCCASLGIVPTVRHADYIGSWLDVLREDNRAIVRAASHASKSADWLLAFLPEDQADTEVHFNAGRRVACR from the coding sequence ATGTCCAGGAAAACTGCTCTCGCTCGCGCCGGACAAAACCGGGCGAGCCTGTATGACGAAATCACCGACAAGATCATCGCAGAACTGGAGGCCGGGCGCGTGCCCTGGGTCCAGCCCTGGGGAACACTGGCTGCGAATGCAACTGTCGCCATACCGCGAAACGCCGCTACCGGCAGGCCCTACTCAGGGATCAACGTCTTACTTCTATGGGGCGCCGTCATTGAAAGAGGCTTTTCTGGCCAAAGCTGGCTCACGTTCCGCCAGGCGTTGTCGCTCGGCGGCAATGTTTGCAAAGGTGCGCGCGGCACGACTGTTGTCTATGCGGATCGCTTCGTGCCGGACAACGAGAAGCGCCGTGCTCGTGAGGCAGGCGATGAGGCCCGGGCCGTCCCGTTCCTGAAACGCTTCGTCGTGTTCAATGCAGCACAATGCGAAAACCTGCCGGCCGACATTACAAGTGTCGCGCCGCCGACACCCACCGCCCTGATAGAACCTCGGGTCGAAGCGCTCATCCGTGCCACACGCATCGACTTCCGCATTGGCGGCGACCGCGCGTGCTACATCCCGGCACTCGACTGTGTGCAGGTCCCTCCGCCGCAGGCGTATTTCGAGCCAATCAACTGGCATCGCACCGCGCTCCACGAACTCGGCCACGCGACCGGCCACGCCTCCCGCCTGGCACGCGACATGACATGCCAGTTCGGCTCCAGACAGTATGCTTTCGAGGAACTGATTGCGGAGATGACGTCAGCTTTCTGCTGCGCGTCGCTTGGCATCGTGCCCACCGTGCGTCACGCAGACTATATCGGCTCCTGGCTTGATGTCCTGCGCGAAGACAATCGCGCTATCGTGCGCGCTGCGTCGCATGCGAGCAAATCAGCGGACTGGCTCCTCGCTTTCCTTCCCGAAGATCAAGCCGACACCGAAGTTCATTTCAACGCCGGCAGGAGGGTGGCATGTCGCTGA
- a CDS encoding DUF2958 domain-containing protein: MSLIMPEQRTRLLANGCMRDVDHVPLVKLFNPLGLGVWLVTELDTDDDTLFGLADLGEPELGSFSLAEISAVRLPFGLGIERDLTFASAFPLSVWTEVSRRTGSIRAAEQLLKTLGSA, translated from the coding sequence ATGTCGCTGATCATGCCCGAACAGCGCACACGCCTGCTTGCCAACGGCTGCATGCGCGACGTGGATCACGTACCGCTGGTCAAACTCTTCAACCCTCTCGGCCTGGGCGTCTGGCTGGTGACCGAACTCGACACGGATGACGATACGCTGTTTGGCCTGGCCGATCTTGGCGAACCCGAATTAGGCTCGTTCAGCCTTGCCGAAATCAGCGCGGTCCGCCTGCCTTTCGGTCTGGGTATTGAACGTGATCTCACCTTCGCGAGCGCCTTTCCGTTGTCGGTCTGGACGGAGGTATCACGTCGCACCGGCAGCATCCGCGCAGCCGAGCAACTGCTGAAGACGTTGGGGTCTGCCTGA
- a CDS encoding ParB/RepB/Spo0J family partition protein, with amino-acid sequence MAAGNKKITLSSARDIPFDKLVLSQSNVRRIKAGISIDDLAASIARRGLIQSLSVTAVVDDQGQPTGMFEIPAGGRRYRALELLVKQKRLARNAAVPCVVRDCDGAILPEEVSLAENIERAPLHPLDQFRAFHQMRCKGMNEEDIAAAFFVSAQVVKQRLRLASVSPVLLDVYAEDGMTLEQLMAFTISSDHLRQEEVWSAVKDAWSKEPYQIRRMLTESTVRASDKRAVFLGLEAYEAAGGVVLNDLFQSDDGGWLQDPALLDRLVAEKLRDVAAELAAEGWKWVEAAANFPFDVTRNLRVLRGEPLDLTEDERAAVDLLNAEYQQLEVEHEGVEELPDDVDQRLGQIEAELAAFAARPVRFAPQDIERAGVFVTIAHNGALDIQRGYVRPEDDAAPEVDELTDTDEDGEHPGQSAQGAVITIDGQASQSEDEDERIKPLPDRLLTELTAHRTLALRNAVAGNPQVALTALLHKLVCDTFLHRSHCGSLDVTVRHVFFPFQDETLKDSAAACARHERDENWANDIPDDDDALWQWLAGLDDARRMALLAHCVSDGVNALYEKPNPYGAQGLSQSGLERRLRQADRLARETGLDMAEAGWRASVGNYLGRVSKARILEAVREASGEQAVQRLSHLKKADMAEEAERLLAASGWLPEPLRTPREASEVACQSSIDEVGETAARGDKSALGDTDNLEDDPAHAIAAE; translated from the coding sequence ATGGCTGCTGGAAATAAGAAAATAACCTTGTCGTCCGCGCGCGACATTCCCTTCGACAAGCTGGTTCTGAGCCAGTCCAATGTCCGCCGGATAAAGGCCGGGATTTCGATCGACGATCTGGCGGCGTCGATCGCCAGGCGTGGACTCATCCAGAGCCTGAGCGTCACTGCCGTGGTCGACGACCAGGGCCAGCCGACCGGCATGTTCGAGATTCCGGCCGGCGGTCGCCGTTACCGGGCGCTCGAGCTTTTGGTGAAGCAGAAGCGTCTCGCCCGCAATGCGGCTGTGCCCTGTGTCGTTCGCGACTGTGACGGGGCGATCCTTCCCGAAGAAGTTTCACTGGCCGAAAATATCGAACGCGCGCCGTTGCATCCTCTCGACCAGTTTCGCGCGTTCCACCAGATGCGTTGCAAGGGCATGAACGAGGAAGACATCGCGGCCGCGTTTTTTGTCTCGGCCCAGGTGGTCAAGCAGCGCCTTCGCCTCGCTTCGGTCTCGCCAGTGCTTCTTGACGTCTATGCTGAGGACGGCATGACGCTGGAGCAACTCATGGCATTCACCATTTCCAGCGACCATCTTCGCCAGGAAGAGGTCTGGAGTGCGGTCAAGGATGCGTGGTCGAAGGAGCCCTACCAGATCCGGCGCATGCTGACCGAGTCAACGGTGCGCGCGTCTGACAAGCGCGCTGTGTTCTTAGGATTAGAGGCATACGAGGCTGCCGGCGGCGTCGTCCTGAATGACTTGTTTCAATCCGACGATGGCGGATGGCTGCAGGATCCGGCCCTGCTTGATCGGCTCGTCGCGGAAAAGCTGCGAGACGTGGCGGCCGAACTGGCCGCTGAAGGCTGGAAGTGGGTGGAGGCGGCTGCCAACTTTCCCTTTGACGTCACGCGCAATCTGCGTGTGCTTCGCGGCGAGCCGCTCGACCTGACGGAGGACGAGCGCGCTGCGGTCGACCTGCTGAACGCCGAGTATCAGCAGTTGGAAGTCGAACACGAGGGCGTTGAAGAACTGCCGGACGATGTCGACCAGCGGCTCGGGCAAATCGAGGCCGAACTCGCCGCCTTCGCGGCCCGGCCAGTTCGCTTTGCACCGCAAGACATCGAGCGCGCGGGCGTTTTTGTCACAATTGCCCATAATGGCGCGCTTGATATCCAGCGTGGCTACGTCAGGCCCGAGGATGACGCGGCGCCGGAAGTCGACGAACTGACGGACACGGACGAAGACGGAGAACACCCTGGGCAAAGTGCTCAGGGCGCTGTCATCACGATTGATGGGCAGGCCAGCCAAAGCGAGGATGAGGATGAGAGGATCAAACCGCTTCCGGATCGTCTGCTCACCGAGTTGACAGCTCATCGCACGCTGGCGCTTCGCAATGCGGTCGCCGGCAATCCCCAGGTCGCCCTGACGGCGCTTCTGCACAAGCTGGTCTGCGATACGTTTCTGCATCGCAGTCATTGCGGCTCGCTCGACGTGACCGTCCGGCATGTGTTCTTCCCGTTCCAGGATGAAACCTTGAAGGACAGCGCTGCCGCCTGCGCGCGGCATGAACGTGACGAGAACTGGGCCAACGACATCCCCGATGACGACGATGCGCTGTGGCAATGGCTTGCCGGTCTGGACGATGCCCGGCGAATGGCCCTGCTTGCCCACTGCGTCAGTGATGGCGTCAATGCGCTTTACGAAAAGCCCAATCCCTATGGCGCCCAGGGCCTGTCGCAGAGCGGGCTTGAAAGACGGCTCCGTCAGGCAGATCGTCTGGCGCGCGAGACCGGTCTGGACATGGCCGAAGCCGGCTGGCGGGCTTCTGTCGGCAACTATCTCGGCCGCGTGAGCAAAGCGCGAATCCTTGAGGCCGTACGCGAAGCCTCGGGCGAGCAGGCCGTGCAGCGCCTAAGTCACCTGAAGAAAGCCGACATGGCCGAGGAAGCCGAACGGCTGCTTGCTGCCTCGGGTTGGCTGCCAGAGCCACTGCGTACACCACGCGAAGCCTCCGAGGTCGCTTGCCAGTCCTCTATCGACGAAGTCGGGGAAACGGCGGCCAGGGGCGATAAATCGGCTCTGGGCGATACCGACAACTTGGAAGACGATCCCGCTCACGCGATCGCCGCCGAATGA
- a CDS encoding toprim domain-containing protein — protein MADTPHELACRLAEKAEAVCRHYLSNGRRVGRYWLVGDVRNVPGRSMYVRLVASPRTPAGKWVDAATGEHGDLLDVIRENCGFAAFKDVANEARSFLGTPNSAAAPTASRMIAVARDTASSACRLFKLSQPIVGTLAHAYLQRRGITQLLGTASLRFHPRCYHRPEDGRNETWPAMIAAVTNLDGDITGVHRTWLDPHGLGKAPLDTPRRAMGDLLGNAVRFGTGCEIMAAGEGIETVLSVCQVLADMPALAALSAAHLAAILFPDTLRRLYILRDNDPAGDNARDRLLERASGAGIEAIVLSPCLFDFNEDLCNLGLEALRRHISSQIAPADSVRFLSLAR, from the coding sequence ATGGCTGACACGCCGCATGAACTGGCATGCCGCCTTGCAGAAAAAGCGGAAGCGGTGTGCCGGCACTATCTTTCGAATGGTCGTCGTGTCGGGCGCTACTGGCTGGTGGGCGACGTGCGCAACGTCCCCGGGCGGTCAATGTACGTGCGCCTTGTCGCGTCGCCCCGGACGCCTGCTGGAAAATGGGTCGACGCCGCCACCGGCGAGCATGGCGATCTCCTCGATGTGATCCGGGAAAACTGTGGCTTTGCCGCTTTCAAAGACGTCGCCAACGAGGCCCGGAGTTTTCTGGGCACCCCAAATTCTGCGGCCGCACCGACGGCAAGCCGGATGATTGCGGTGGCACGTGACACGGCATCTTCGGCCTGTCGTCTGTTCAAGCTATCGCAGCCGATCGTCGGTACGCTTGCTCACGCCTATCTTCAGCGTCGCGGCATAACGCAGTTGTTAGGGACTGCCAGCCTTCGTTTCCATCCGCGCTGCTATCACCGTCCTGAGGACGGCCGGAACGAGACGTGGCCAGCGATGATTGCTGCGGTCACCAATCTCGATGGCGATATCACCGGTGTCCATCGCACCTGGCTCGATCCGCATGGCCTCGGCAAGGCCCCGCTCGACACACCGCGTCGGGCGATGGGAGACCTGCTTGGCAATGCGGTACGCTTCGGCACCGGTTGCGAGATCATGGCCGCCGGGGAGGGCATCGAAACCGTACTTTCGGTCTGTCAGGTCCTCGCCGATATGCCTGCGCTGGCAGCGCTCTCTGCAGCGCATCTCGCAGCCATCCTGTTTCCCGACACGCTGCGGCGGCTCTACATCCTTCGCGATAACGACCCTGCCGGCGACAACGCACGCGATCGCCTGCTCGAACGGGCCAGCGGGGCCGGAATTGAGGCAATCGTCCTGTCACCTTGCCTCTTCGATTTCAACGAAGACCTTTGCAATCTCGGTCTTGAAGCCTTGCGCCGTCACATCAGCAGTCAGATCGCGCCCGCAGATAGCGTCCGCTTCCTGTCGCTGGCACGGTGA
- a CDS encoding DUF2493 domain-containing protein: MTSGHANFEPPHQSSPTEHVLNELQLHGYRPFADEPDQRHLPDGSAVAGAVADIFDALIATLADTRLEPDLDELLWSTVNLFHRAAERAGRELDDNERAQRRSQREQDGSEVKSVDLERLIAEGRTLIERQDAFELMRDQAAEHFERHAGKPWFPRNGSKISHRDLTSAMIDSRDFLMARRRAEQEVLLPNGPKIIVTGGLDFNDHHLIWARLDQVKSRHPDMVLVHGKSPKGAEKIASLWARNRNVPQIGFAPDWTRHGRAAPFKRNDEMLQIMPKGVLHFPGTGINDNLADKARKLGIPVWRTVGA, from the coding sequence ATGACGAGCGGTCACGCCAACTTCGAGCCTCCTCATCAATCATCGCCAACCGAGCATGTTCTCAACGAACTCCAACTTCATGGCTACCGGCCATTTGCCGATGAGCCCGACCAGCGACATCTGCCTGACGGCAGCGCAGTCGCAGGTGCCGTCGCGGACATCTTCGACGCCCTGATCGCGACGCTGGCCGACACACGCCTCGAGCCCGATCTGGATGAACTTCTCTGGTCGACCGTCAATCTCTTCCACCGGGCCGCCGAACGGGCCGGCCGCGAACTGGACGACAACGAACGCGCCCAGAGGCGCTCTCAACGGGAACAGGACGGCAGCGAGGTGAAATCAGTCGATCTCGAACGCCTAATCGCGGAGGGTCGTACGCTGATCGAGCGCCAGGATGCATTCGAGCTGATGCGGGATCAAGCCGCCGAGCATTTCGAACGCCATGCGGGCAAACCCTGGTTTCCGCGCAACGGCTCCAAGATCAGTCATCGCGATCTGACTTCCGCCATGATCGACAGTCGCGATTTCCTCATGGCCAGGAGGCGAGCCGAGCAGGAGGTCCTGCTCCCGAACGGGCCGAAGATCATTGTCACCGGTGGCCTCGATTTCAACGATCATCACCTGATCTGGGCAAGGCTCGACCAGGTGAAATCCAGGCACCCGGATATGGTGCTGGTCCATGGCAAATCGCCAAAGGGCGCCGAGAAGATCGCCTCGCTGTGGGCAAGGAACCGCAACGTTCCACAGATTGGATTTGCTCCGGACTGGACCCGGCACGGGCGCGCCGCACCGTTTAAGCGCAACGACGAGATGCTGCAGATCATGCCGAAAGGCGTGTTGCACTTTCCAGGCACCGGCATCAACGACAACCTTGCCGACAAGGCAAGGAAGCTCGGCATCCCGGTCTGGAGGACCGTCGGCGCATGA
- a CDS encoding histidine phosphatase family protein codes for MKNLFVITHTQSLHHIERKVGGWYDTGLTQRGRDDASKVAEHLASSVGVGSAEIFSSDLLRASQTAGIIAARLQCPLELTGDLREMSYGSAEGKPQTWLDERQIPPPDDDRLDHRGGIANGETRRELAERVFQCVGEISQRPCETQIIVTHGFALTFVVAAWIRMPIEACGHVSFRASPGSITHLQQDGYWRNRAVVSLADTTHLK; via the coding sequence ATGAAGAACCTCTTTGTCATCACGCACACCCAGTCGCTTCATCACATCGAGAGGAAGGTCGGTGGCTGGTACGATACCGGTTTGACGCAACGGGGCCGGGACGACGCAAGCAAGGTGGCGGAGCATCTGGCATCCTCGGTAGGCGTGGGCTCCGCGGAAATCTTCAGTTCCGATCTGCTTCGCGCGTCCCAGACTGCCGGGATCATCGCCGCTCGTCTGCAGTGCCCTCTTGAGCTGACAGGCGACCTTCGGGAAATGAGCTACGGATCTGCCGAAGGGAAACCGCAGACATGGCTCGATGAACGCCAAATACCTCCGCCGGACGACGATCGGCTTGACCACCGCGGCGGGATTGCCAACGGAGAGACCCGTCGAGAGCTCGCCGAACGCGTATTTCAGTGCGTTGGCGAGATTTCGCAGCGTCCTTGTGAGACGCAGATCATCGTTACGCACGGCTTCGCTTTGACGTTTGTGGTGGCCGCCTGGATCAGGATGCCGATCGAGGCCTGTGGACATGTCAGCTTTCGGGCAAGCCCCGGAAGCATCACGCATCTCCAGCAAGATGGCTATTGGCGCAACCGGGCGGTGGTGAGCCTCGCCGACACCACCCATCTGAAATAG
- a CDS encoding DUF736 domain-containing protein: MATIGSFKKAGSNEFTGEIVTLSVRAKNVRIAPDSRATGDNAPSHRVLVGRAEIGAAWSKRSSEGRDYLGLKLDDPSFNAPIYANLFDDEDGDTFSLIWSRPTSRRGE; this comes from the coding sequence ATGGCCACCATCGGTTCCTTCAAGAAGGCCGGATCGAACGAATTCACCGGCGAAATCGTCACCCTCAGCGTTCGCGCCAAGAACGTGCGCATCGCCCCCGATAGCCGCGCCACCGGCGACAATGCTCCAAGCCACCGGGTCCTGGTCGGACGCGCCGAAATCGGGGCCGCATGGTCCAAGCGCTCCAGCGAGGGCCGCGACTATCTGGGTCTCAAGCTCGACGACCCGAGCTTCAACGCTCCCATCTACGCCAATCTCTTCGATGACGAAGACGGCGATACCTTCTCTCTGATCTGGTCCCGCCCGACGAGCCGCCGGGGCGAGTGA
- a CDS encoding DUF2285 domain-containing protein yields MTAPYDDSAPAGDELTDYDREHVKLYLRLLDAEADGAAWQEAVSLLFGIDPDQEPQRARQMHSSHLERARWMTEKGYLLLLRRARD; encoded by the coding sequence ATGACGGCACCGTATGACGATAGCGCCCCAGCCGGGGACGAACTCACGGACTATGACCGGGAGCATGTGAAGCTGTACCTGCGCCTGCTTGATGCCGAGGCCGATGGCGCTGCGTGGCAAGAGGCCGTCAGCCTGCTTTTTGGAATTGACCCCGACCAGGAGCCACAGCGCGCCAGGCAGATGCACTCCAGCCATCTGGAACGTGCCCGCTGGATGACGGAGAAGGGCTACCTGCTGCTGTTGCGGCGTGCGCGCGATTGA
- a CDS encoding DUF6499 domain-containing protein: MKPETSQWRDQQSYDYVDALTTEGLAWEYLRRSPDYQKQYNTLVAEGLDNAPFDLAAQRRWGLRFPGATGPFRSGAIGILVKRSRSGRSYSCCGFRI, translated from the coding sequence GTGAAGCCAGAGACGTCCCAATGGCGAGATCAGCAGAGCTATGACTATGTCGATGCGTTGACGACAGAGGGCCTCGCCTGGGAATATCTTCGACGCTCCCCCGACTATCAAAAACAATACAATACGCTGGTGGCCGAAGGCCTCGACAATGCGCCTTTTGACCTGGCGGCCCAACGGCGCTGGGGGTTGCGATTTCCCGGCGCGACCGGACCTTTCCGCTCTGGCGCAATCGGTATTCTGGTCAAGCGCAGTCGATCCGGCCGTTCTTACTCTTGCTGCGGATTCCGAATTTAG
- a CDS encoding DUF2285 domain-containing protein, giving the protein MPPPEIRAYRKGPEGTYAFYEGAVLTQLALCPGADPDGPLAILVPFDADTLGRIEALTRFWRAWQRQPVPPDTRITAQRRRRLRLVLRAADGRDSGASYREIAVALYGGPRVEADSWKTSPLRDTVIGLVESAASLIAGGYLQLLRHRRRR; this is encoded by the coding sequence ATGCCGCCTCCGGAAATCCGGGCTTATCGCAAGGGCCCGGAAGGCACCTATGCATTTTACGAGGGTGCCGTCCTGACACAACTTGCCCTGTGTCCCGGTGCCGATCCAGACGGTCCGCTTGCGATCCTTGTTCCCTTCGACGCCGACACGCTTGGGCGGATCGAAGCCCTGACACGGTTCTGGCGAGCCTGGCAGCGCCAACCCGTTCCACCCGACACGCGCATCACGGCTCAGCGGCGGCGGCGGTTGCGCCTGGTGCTTCGGGCCGCGGACGGTCGCGACAGCGGCGCAAGCTATCGCGAGATCGCGGTCGCACTCTATGGCGGGCCGCGCGTGGAAGCTGATTCCTGGAAGACTTCGCCGCTCCGGGACACGGTGATCGGGCTGGTGGAAAGCGCTGCGTCACTCATCGCCGGCGGCTATCTTCAGCTTCTCCGTCACCGCCGCCGTCGCTGA
- a CDS encoding helix-turn-helix domain-containing protein, with protein sequence MRSDLALLPPRYLRTKEAAEFLSLSARTLEKHRTYGTGPDYRKLGGRVVYAIEDLQSWAKRGSVTSTSDPRGSVLPAKRHTSAPLVHGARPSR encoded by the coding sequence ATGCGATCTGATCTCGCTTTGTTGCCGCCGCGCTATCTGCGCACCAAGGAAGCAGCCGAATTTCTGAGCCTGTCTGCGCGCACGCTCGAAAAACACAGGACCTACGGCACCGGCCCCGACTATCGCAAACTCGGCGGGAGGGTGGTTTACGCCATTGAGGATCTGCAATCCTGGGCAAAGCGCGGCTCCGTCACCTCCACCTCCGATCCTCGCGGTTCGGTCCTGCCGGCAAAACGCCACACGTCGGCGCCGCTTGTGCATGGCGCAAGGCCGTCGCGCTGA